One Euphorbia lathyris chromosome 1, ddEupLath1.1, whole genome shotgun sequence DNA segment encodes these proteins:
- the LOC136203629 gene encoding 2-methylpropanoate--CoA ligase CCL4-like: protein MDQLKPSPPNSSPLTPISFLDRAATVYADSPSIIYNSTVYTWSVTHRRCIQLASSLSSLIGITRGQVVSVFAPNIPAIYELHFAVPMAGAVLNTINTRLDARTISVLLRHSESKLLFVDFFSKSLIRDAISLFPSDAKPPLLVLITDGPVEASTDVDFFFDTYEGLLGKGDPDFKWIRPKTEWDPIVLNYTSGTTSSPKGVVHCHRGSFIITVDSLIDWSMPKQPVYLWTLPMFHSNGWSYPWGMAAVGGTNICLRKVDANNIFRLIKDHNVTHMCGAPVVLNMLSNSENRATLKNPVHILTAGAPPPAAVLSKTEALGFIVSHGYGLTETGGTMVSCAWKSEWNRFPATERARLKARQGVRTIAMTEVDVVDSDTGKSVKRDGLSVGEIVLRGGCIMLGYLKDPVATGKCMRENGWFYTGDVGVMYPDGYLEIKDRVKDVIISGGENMSSVEVESVLYTNPVINEAAVVARPDEFWGETPCAFVSLKKRGEMTSMEMEKEIIEYCRDRLPHYMVPKTVVVKEELPRTSTGKIQKYVLREMAKAMGTSRISRM from the coding sequence ATGGATCAGCTTAAACCCTCCCCTCCCAACTCTTCTCCTCTTACTCCTATCTCCTTCTTGGATAGAGCAGCCACCGTCTACGCCGATTCTCCTTCTATCATCTATAATTCCACCGTCTACACCTGGTCTGTTACTCACCGTCGATGTATTCAGCtagcctcttctctctcctccctCATCGGTATCACTAGAGGTCAAGTTGTCTCCGTGTTTGCCCCCAATATCCCCGCCATCTACGAGCTTCATTTCGCTGTTCCAATGGCCGGAGCTGTTCTTAACACCATTAATACTCGTCTTGACGCCCGTACTATCTCTGTACTTCTCCGTCACAGCGAATCTAAGCTCCTATTCGTtgactttttctctaagtctctCATCCGAGATGCCATCTCTCTTTTCCCGTCTGATGCTAAACCCCCACTGCTCGTCCTCATTACTGACGGTCCGGTCGAGGCGTCAACAGACGTTGACTTCTTCTTCGATACTTACGAGGGCTTACTCGGGAAGGGTGATCCTGATTTCAAGTGGATCCGTCCAAAGACTGAATGGGATCCGATTGTATTGAACTATACTTCCGGTACGACGTCGTCTCCTAAAGGTGTGGTTCATTGCCATAGAGGCTCTTTCATCATCACCGTTGATTCTCTAATCGATTGGTCTATGCCCAAACAACCGGTTTATCTATGGACCCTACCGATGTTTCACTCCAACGGATGGAGCTATCCGTGGGGAATGGCGGCAGTGGGTGGGACCAACATCTGCTTACGGAAAGTTGATGCAAATAATATCTTCCGTCTGATCAAAGATCACAACGTGACTCACATGTGTGGTGCACCTGTGGTGCTTAACATGCTATCAAATTCAGAAAATCGAGCCACCCTTAAAAACCCAGTCCACATCCTCACCGCAGGAGCTCCACCGCCGGCAGCTGTGCTCTCCAAAACAGAAGCGTTAGGATTCATAGTGAGTCACGGCTACGGGTTAACGGAAACGGGTGGAACCATGGTTTCCTGCGCTTGGAAATCGGAGTGGAATCGTTTTCCGGCGACGGAAAGAGCGAGGCTAAAAGCAAGACAAGGAGTGAGAACAATAGCAATGACGGAGGTAGACGTGGTGGATTCAGATACTGGAAAAAGCGTTAAAAGAGACGGATTATCGGTGGGTGAAATTGTACTGCGGGGAGGCTGCATAATGTTAGGGTATCTAAAAGATCCGGTAGCGACGGGAAAGTGTATGAGGGAGAATGGGTGGTTTTACACGGGAGATGTAGGAGTAATGTATCCAGATGGATATTTAGAGATAAAAGATCGAGTGAAGGATGTGATAATTAGTGGAGGGGAGAATATGAGCAGTGTGGAGGTGGAATCAGTGTTGTATACGAATCCAGTAATAAATGAGGCGGCGGTGGTGGCTAGGCCGGATGAGTTCTGGGGAGAAACGCCGTGTGCGTTTGTGAGCTTGAAAAAGAGGGGAGAAATGACTAGTATGGAGATGGAGAAGGAGATAATAGAATATTGCAGAGATAGACTGCCGCATTATATGGTACCAAAAACAGTGGTGGTGAAGGAAGAGCTGCCGAGGACATCGACCGGGAAAATTCAGAAGTATGTGCTGagagagatggcaaaggcaatgGGCACCTCAAGAATAAGTCGCATGTAA